The Kitasatospora paranensis genome has a window encoding:
- a CDS encoding streptophobe family protein, which translates to MTWSKGAGVPSSDPSRARPDARPAVGSRPGGAGAVEARRWAEALAAVAAAVAGMLVVAALGLWAAGADGLPAGGFGPVLAATVLMAFGAPARLEGSAAFVAGAHGGITALPLSVGLTGALLLGWLFLRPLRLHAVVTGRELAGRAARVAVLWTVALLLLAWPARHSFTVSTGEPLVDELGGLLGASPTVGFAVDPGPAVGYGLLWLAVVLAVAVAVSRRTPLPVRLLRAGPAVRPAAHAVLSLLLVYAAVAVPVGLVEAAVGGHPRQTLAVVLLGLPNVAWLALGIGMGASWQGHVSGDLGLPVPQPLSGALRSNQDVRLDLGLVAQQDGRAWLLLALAVVALLLTGLGMAMHAPPSVRPWQHAVRLAVAMAVAMLLIGLLTTISAAYGLSLLGLGGEGQAHLRPNLLTAVPIAAGWGAVAGLLGGLTARRVRRDRPGVRS; encoded by the coding sequence GTGACCTGGAGCAAGGGAGCCGGTGTGCCGTCGAGCGATCCTTCCCGCGCCCGGCCGGACGCCCGGCCGGCTGTCGGCAGCCGTCCGGGCGGCGCAGGCGCCGTCGAGGCGCGGCGCTGGGCCGAGGCGCTGGCCGCCGTGGCGGCCGCGGTGGCCGGAATGCTCGTGGTGGCGGCGCTGGGCCTGTGGGCGGCGGGGGCCGACGGGCTCCCCGCGGGCGGCTTCGGTCCGGTCCTGGCGGCAACGGTGCTGATGGCCTTCGGGGCACCGGCCCGCCTGGAGGGCAGCGCCGCCTTCGTCGCGGGCGCCCACGGCGGCATCACCGCCCTGCCCCTGTCGGTCGGCCTCACCGGCGCGCTGCTGCTGGGCTGGCTGTTCCTGCGTCCGCTGCGGCTGCACGCGGTGGTGACGGGACGGGAACTCGCGGGCCGGGCGGCCCGGGTCGCGGTGCTGTGGACGGTGGCGCTGCTGCTGCTGGCCTGGCCGGCCCGGCACAGTTTCACCGTCTCGACCGGGGAGCCGCTGGTCGACGAACTGGGCGGGCTGCTCGGGGCGTCGCCGACGGTCGGCTTCGCCGTCGACCCCGGCCCTGCGGTCGGCTACGGCCTGCTGTGGCTGGCGGTCGTGCTGGCCGTGGCGGTCGCGGTCTCCCGCCGGACACCGCTGCCCGTCAGGCTGCTGCGGGCCGGCCCGGCCGTCCGCCCGGCCGCGCACGCGGTGCTCTCCCTGCTACTGGTGTACGCGGCGGTGGCCGTCCCGGTGGGGCTGGTGGAGGCGGCGGTGGGCGGCCATCCGCGGCAGACCCTGGCGGTGGTCCTGCTCGGGCTGCCGAACGTGGCCTGGCTGGCCCTGGGCATCGGGATGGGCGCGTCCTGGCAGGGGCACGTCTCGGGCGACCTCGGCCTGCCCGTCCCCCAGCCGCTGTCCGGCGCGCTGCGCAGCAATCAGGACGTCCGGCTCGACCTCGGCCTGGTGGCCCAGCAGGACGGCCGGGCCTGGCTGCTGCTCGCGCTGGCGGTGGTCGCCCTGCTGCTGACCGGGCTGGGCATGGCGATGCACGCGCCGCCGTCCGTCCGGCCCTGGCAGCACGCGGTGCGCCTCGCGGTGGCGATGGCCGTCGCCATGCTGCTGATCGGCCTCCTGACCACCATCTCCGCGGCGTACGGGCTGTCGCTGCTGGGCCTCGGCGGCGAGGGCCAGGCGCACCTGCGCCCGAACCTGCTCACCGCCGTGCCGATCGCGGCCGGCTGGGGTGCCGTGGCCGGGCTGCTCGGCGGTCTCACGGCGCGCCGGGTCCGCCGCGACCGGCCGGGCGTCCGGTCCTGA
- a CDS encoding transglycosylase family protein: protein MTFRNETTAATTATPTKRSKRVRMALMGGALAVLPVAGLVTATTASAAPVSTWDKVAQCESTGNWAVNSGNGFYGGLQFTAKTWGAFGGHAYAANAHQATKAQQIAVAEKVLAAQGPGAWPVCSVKAGLTR from the coding sequence ATGACCTTCCGTAACGAGACCACCGCTGCCACCACCGCCACCCCGACCAAGCGCAGCAAGCGCGTCCGGATGGCACTGATGGGCGGCGCGCTGGCCGTCCTCCCGGTGGCCGGCCTCGTCACGGCCACCACGGCCTCCGCCGCCCCGGTCTCCACTTGGGACAAGGTCGCCCAGTGCGAGTCCACCGGCAACTGGGCCGTCAACTCCGGCAACGGCTTCTACGGCGGCCTGCAGTTCACCGCCAAGACCTGGGGCGCCTTCGGCGGCCACGCCTACGCCGCCAACGCCCACCAGGCCACCAAGGCCCAGCAGATCGCCGTCGCCGAGAAGGTCCTCGCCGCCCAGGGCCCCGGCGCCTGGCCCGTCTGCTCCGTCAAGGCCGGCCTCACCCGCTGA
- a CDS encoding Lrp/AsnC family transcriptional regulator, which produces MGAVLDGLDAALVRELQRDGRVSYQRLAELLGVSREAARARVHRLTSSGAVRVVGIVRPSVVGIAAIAHVSLAVEGPARPAAVAAAARPATSFVSCTAGGGAVIAEVRVADDAALEGEFTELREIPGVRGIEVFRCTELLQDAYSPPPGEPGEPGEAGEPDAPAAAPPGAGDTPAAVDGTDRILLGLLQVDGRASFAALAQRVGLSQPATRARVLRLLQSGAVHVTGLVDSRALGVREAIGVGLGVRGSARAAAGRAVGLPGVNYVAAGHGRFDVVCGVDAADRSALLATLDALRALPDVVRAEAWYHLDIVKETYSYDLPA; this is translated from the coding sequence GTGGGAGCCGTGCTGGACGGCCTGGACGCCGCGCTGGTCCGCGAGCTTCAGCGGGACGGCCGGGTCAGCTATCAGCGGCTCGCCGAGCTGCTCGGGGTCTCCCGGGAAGCGGCCAGGGCCCGGGTGCACCGGCTGACCTCCTCCGGCGCCGTCCGGGTGGTGGGTATCGTCCGGCCCTCGGTGGTGGGCATCGCGGCGATCGCCCACGTCTCTCTGGCCGTCGAGGGGCCGGCCCGGCCGGCGGCGGTGGCCGCGGCGGCCCGGCCGGCCACCTCGTTCGTGTCCTGCACCGCGGGCGGCGGCGCGGTGATCGCCGAAGTCCGGGTGGCCGACGACGCCGCACTGGAGGGCGAGTTCACCGAGTTGCGGGAGATCCCCGGGGTGCGCGGGATCGAGGTGTTCCGCTGCACCGAGCTGCTGCAGGACGCCTACTCGCCGCCGCCCGGGGAGCCCGGGGAGCCCGGGGAGGCCGGGGAGCCGGACGCGCCGGCCGCGGCGCCGCCCGGCGCGGGTGACACCCCGGCGGCCGTGGACGGGACGGACCGGATCCTGCTCGGGCTGCTCCAGGTCGACGGGCGGGCCTCGTTCGCGGCCCTCGCCCAGCGGGTCGGGCTCTCGCAGCCGGCCACCCGGGCCCGGGTGCTGCGGCTGCTGCAGTCCGGGGCGGTGCACGTGACCGGCCTGGTGGATTCGCGGGCGCTCGGCGTGCGGGAGGCCATCGGAGTGGGGCTCGGGGTACGCGGCAGCGCCCGGGCGGCCGCCGGCCGGGCGGTCGGCCTGCCCGGGGTCAACTACGTCGCCGCCGGGCACGGCCGCTTCGACGTGGTGTGCGGCGTGGACGCCGCCGACCGGTCGGCCCTGCTGGCCACCCTCGACGCCCTCCGGGCCCTGCCGGACGTGGTGCGGGCGGAGGCCTGGTACCACCTCGACATCGTCAAGGAGACCTACAGCTACGATCTCCCGGCCTGA
- a CDS encoding PQQ-binding-like beta-propeller repeat protein: protein MPAHRAERRLRRPVCLAAALLLAACSAPGTGSSLPTRVVTASRTASPLGADDWPTYHRNALRTGVAPGAAPVGPPRTAWTVRLDGAVYGQPLVVGGRVLAATENATLYGLDAASGRVLWSRHVGDPARAGELPCGNIDPLGITGTPVYDPDTGLVFAVAELTGGRHVLVGLDAATGALVVQREAEPPKGTGSPTSSGPRSRCGTAGC from the coding sequence GTGCCGGCGCACCGGGCTGAGCGGCGGCTGCGCCGTCCGGTCTGCCTGGCGGCGGCTCTCCTGCTCGCCGCCTGCAGCGCGCCCGGCACCGGGAGTTCCCTGCCGACCAGGGTGGTCACCGCGAGCCGCACCGCGTCGCCGCTCGGCGCGGACGACTGGCCGACCTACCACCGGAACGCGCTGCGCACCGGGGTGGCACCGGGGGCCGCACCGGTGGGGCCGCCGAGGACGGCCTGGACGGTCCGGCTGGACGGCGCCGTCTACGGGCAGCCGCTGGTGGTCGGCGGCCGGGTGCTGGCGGCCACCGAGAACGCCACGCTGTACGGGCTGGACGCGGCGAGCGGCCGGGTGCTGTGGAGCCGTCATGTGGGCGATCCGGCCAGGGCCGGCGAACTGCCGTGCGGCAACATCGACCCGCTCGGGATCACCGGCACCCCGGTCTACGACCCGGACACCGGCCTGGTCTTCGCGGTGGCGGAGCTGACCGGCGGGCGGCACGTGCTGGTCGGGCTGGACGCCGCCACCGGCGCGCTCGTGGTGCAGCGGGAGGCGGAGCCGCCGAAGGGGACCGGGTCGCCCACCAGCAGCGGGCCGCGCTCGCGCTGTGGCACGGCCGGGTGCTGA
- a CDS encoding amidohydrolase: MNRPADLVLHNAHVHTVDDDRPRAEAVAVRDGRIAWVGDGDAWRGLAGPDTEVVDARGRLVLPGFVDSHNHVRLGSDADCVQLAGAGDLAEIGARIAARRRSHPEADWIEGEAFDYSAIPGGRMPTAADLDPYTGDHPALVLSYDVHTAWLNTAALRRLGIDRDTVQTPYGTVRKDPATGEPTGFLTDFAVRGLSRDGHRALRAAGVPWAHPDRQYRRLVGSLDMAARYGITTVVEPQNSLDDLALFERALAEGRLRSRLVAGLFHPRGTTAADLAEFAEAARRHRSDRFRVGPLKLYIDDVVEPHTAALLEPYAGHHSHRGETFYPPEEFAQVLAGLDAAGFQAFVHATGDRGIRTVLDAVAHARAVNGPRDARHQVVHVECLDPADVPRFAELGVVACMQPRHCSPDIAGPGRDWAEAVGEHRWSKAWPMRSLHRSGATLALSSDWNVAEMDPLVGLYTAVTRQGLAGGEPWMPEETLDLATALRGYTLGSAYANHLEGELGSLTPGKLADLVMLSDDLFALEPKAFLDARVELGVVGGEIVHRAG; the protein is encoded by the coding sequence GTGAACCGTCCCGCCGACCTCGTCCTGCACAACGCCCACGTCCACACCGTCGACGACGACCGGCCGCGCGCCGAGGCCGTCGCCGTCCGCGACGGCCGGATCGCCTGGGTCGGCGACGGCGACGCGTGGCGCGGCCTCGCGGGGCCGGACACCGAGGTGGTGGACGCCCGCGGACGCCTCGTGCTGCCCGGCTTCGTCGACAGCCACAACCACGTCCGGCTGGGCTCCGACGCCGACTGCGTGCAGCTCGCCGGCGCCGGCGACCTCGCCGAGATCGGCGCACGGATCGCCGCACGGCGCCGCAGCCACCCCGAGGCCGACTGGATCGAGGGCGAGGCCTTCGACTACTCGGCGATCCCCGGCGGCCGGATGCCGACCGCCGCCGACCTCGACCCGTACACCGGCGACCACCCCGCCCTGGTGCTCAGCTACGACGTGCACACGGCCTGGCTGAACACCGCCGCACTGCGCCGCCTCGGCATCGACCGGGACACCGTGCAGACGCCGTACGGCACCGTGCGGAAGGACCCGGCCACCGGTGAGCCGACCGGCTTCCTCACCGACTTCGCGGTGCGCGGGCTGTCCCGGGACGGCCACCGGGCGCTGCGGGCGGCCGGCGTGCCGTGGGCCCATCCCGACCGGCAGTACCGGCGGCTCGTGGGCAGCCTGGACATGGCCGCGCGGTACGGGATCACCACCGTCGTCGAACCGCAGAACTCGCTGGACGACCTCGCCCTGTTCGAGCGCGCGCTCGCCGAGGGCCGGCTCCGCTCACGGCTGGTGGCCGGGCTGTTCCACCCGCGCGGCACCACCGCGGCGGACCTGGCCGAGTTCGCCGAGGCTGCCCGCCGCCACCGGTCCGACCGGTTCCGGGTCGGACCGCTGAAGCTGTACATCGACGACGTGGTGGAGCCGCACACGGCCGCGCTCCTGGAGCCGTACGCGGGTCACCACAGCCACCGCGGCGAGACCTTCTACCCGCCGGAGGAGTTCGCGCAGGTACTGGCGGGGCTGGACGCGGCGGGTTTCCAGGCCTTCGTGCACGCGACCGGCGACCGGGGCATCCGCACCGTCCTGGATGCGGTGGCGCACGCCCGGGCGGTCAACGGCCCGCGCGACGCCCGCCACCAGGTGGTGCACGTGGAGTGCCTGGACCCGGCCGACGTACCGCGGTTCGCCGAGCTCGGTGTGGTCGCCTGCATGCAGCCGCGGCACTGCTCGCCGGACATCGCCGGGCCCGGGCGGGACTGGGCCGAGGCCGTCGGCGAGCACCGCTGGTCCAAGGCCTGGCCGATGCGAAGCCTCCACCGCTCCGGCGCGACGCTGGCGCTCTCCAGCGACTGGAACGTGGCGGAGATGGACCCGTTGGTAGGGCTGTACACCGCGGTCACCCGGCAGGGCCTGGCCGGCGGCGAGCCCTGGATGCCCGAGGAGACCCTCGACCTGGCGACGGCGCTCCGCGGCTACACGCTGGGCAGTGCGTACGCCAACCACCTGGAGGGTGAGCTGGGCAGCCTCACGCCCGGCAAGCTGGCCGACCTGGTGATGCTCTCCGACGACCTGTTCGCGCTGGAGCCGAAGGCGTTCCTGGACGCCCGGGTGGAGCTCGGCGTGGTGGGTGGCGAGATCGTCCACCGGGCGGGCTGA
- a CDS encoding PucR family transcriptional regulator ligand-binding domain-containing protein: MAVRWVELRETTMDGVPVRWLVGRRDLGLTVLAGAAGLDTPATWAHSIELADPGPWLAGGELLLTTGLRLPADPAAQRRYVAGLVGAGVAALGFGTGLTYDPVPPALVQAAEAAGLPLVEVPLPTPFVAVTRALMERLAELRYEDAVRAARSQPRMTRAVLRGGPSAVVRELAVAAGGSVLLFGPDGALRTAYPTAAAGRAAGADLPAGHAAQSAVHSGPHGTAAAQPVQVGRRSHGRLVLLVERPLSATDHLLLGHAASLLALDAEKTPRLRAERHRLNGLLLGLLLDTDLPAAADLLAEAGLPAGPGLRLLALAPGPGGDPHTVLAAAGARAEAAGLPRFGAVRDGLAVLLLPGGEAAGEAGAERVRALAGGARAGLSGPHGPEGVRTAWQEARSAVAAAGDGGLVRHESLAGSALTAAPETRAVLLALARARIGPLAAHDAAHGTELLPSLRAFLEHHGQWEAAAASLGVHRHTLRTRIDRARAVLGTDLDSAHVRAELLMALTVWPPGATGP; this comes from the coding sequence GTGGCCGTCCGGTGGGTCGAGCTGCGGGAGACGACGATGGACGGTGTGCCGGTCCGCTGGCTGGTCGGCCGCCGCGACCTCGGGCTGACCGTGCTGGCCGGCGCCGCCGGCCTGGACACGCCCGCGACCTGGGCACACAGCATCGAACTCGCCGACCCCGGGCCCTGGCTGGCCGGCGGCGAGCTGCTTCTGACCACCGGCCTGCGGCTGCCGGCCGATCCGGCGGCGCAGCGGCGGTACGTCGCCGGGCTGGTCGGGGCCGGCGTCGCCGCGCTCGGGTTCGGCACCGGCCTGACGTACGACCCGGTGCCTCCCGCGCTCGTGCAGGCCGCCGAGGCGGCCGGCCTGCCGCTGGTCGAGGTGCCGCTGCCGACGCCGTTCGTCGCGGTCACCCGCGCGCTCATGGAGCGCCTCGCCGAACTCCGGTACGAGGACGCCGTCCGCGCCGCGCGCAGCCAGCCGCGGATGACCAGGGCGGTGCTGCGGGGCGGGCCGTCCGCCGTCGTCCGCGAGCTCGCCGTCGCGGCCGGCGGCAGCGTGCTGCTGTTCGGGCCGGACGGCGCCCTGCGCACCGCCTACCCCACGGCGGCCGCCGGCCGGGCGGCCGGTGCCGACCTCCCGGCGGGCCACGCGGCGCAGAGCGCGGTGCACTCCGGGCCGCACGGCACGGCGGCCGCGCAGCCCGTGCAGGTCGGCCGCCGCAGCCACGGCAGGCTCGTCCTGCTGGTCGAACGCCCGTTGTCGGCCACCGACCACCTGCTGCTCGGGCACGCCGCCTCCCTGCTCGCCCTCGACGCCGAGAAGACCCCGCGGCTGCGCGCCGAGCGGCACCGGCTGAACGGGCTGCTGCTCGGCCTGCTGCTGGACACCGACCTGCCCGCGGCCGCGGACCTGCTCGCCGAGGCCGGTCTGCCGGCCGGGCCCGGTCTGCGGCTGCTCGCGCTCGCGCCGGGTCCCGGCGGCGATCCGCACACCGTCCTCGCCGCCGCGGGGGCCCGCGCGGAGGCGGCCGGGCTGCCGCGGTTCGGGGCCGTCCGCGACGGGCTCGCCGTCCTGCTGCTGCCCGGCGGCGAAGCGGCGGGAGAGGCCGGGGCGGAGCGGGTGCGGGCCCTGGCCGGCGGCGCGCGGGCCGGCCTCAGCGGCCCCCACGGCCCGGAGGGCGTGCGGACGGCCTGGCAGGAGGCCCGCAGCGCGGTGGCCGCCGCGGGCGACGGCGGGCTCGTCCGCCACGAGTCGCTGGCCGGCAGCGCGCTGACCGCCGCCCCCGAGACCCGGGCCGTCCTGCTCGCCCTCGCCCGCGCCCGGATCGGCCCGCTCGCCGCCCACGACGCCGCGCACGGGACGGAACTCCTGCCCTCGCTGCGGGCCTTCCTGGAGCACCACGGCCAGTGGGAGGCGGCGGCCGCCTCGCTGGGTGTCCACAGGCACACCCTGCGGACCAGGATCGACCGCGCCCGCGCCGTGCTCGGCACCGACCTGGACTCCGCCCACGTCCGGGCCGAACTGCTGATGGCCCTCACGGTCTGGCCGCCGGGCGCCACCGGACCGTGA
- a CDS encoding YbaK/EbsC family protein gives MESTRSIAGSVRGRLDAEGVPYRWLDIDPAYADTAEFCAHYGYALEDSVNCILVVAKTEPRRYAACLVQATRRLDVNRAVRRLLGARRVSFAGPEETVGLTGMQVGGVTPVGLPPGLPVYLDAPVTEREEIVLGGGDRGGKVLITPRRCSPTCPAPWWWRTSRPRRPAPDPAALRSRPSV, from the coding sequence GTGGAGAGCACACGGAGCATCGCAGGGTCCGTCCGCGGCCGGCTCGACGCCGAGGGCGTGCCGTACCGCTGGCTGGACATCGACCCGGCCTACGCGGACACCGCCGAATTCTGCGCGCACTACGGCTACGCGCTGGAGGACTCGGTCAACTGCATCCTGGTGGTGGCCAAGACCGAACCGCGCCGGTACGCGGCGTGCCTCGTCCAGGCGACCCGGCGGCTGGACGTGAACCGGGCCGTGCGCAGGCTCCTCGGCGCCCGCCGGGTCTCCTTCGCCGGGCCCGAGGAGACGGTCGGGCTGACCGGCATGCAGGTCGGCGGCGTCACCCCGGTCGGGCTGCCGCCCGGTCTGCCGGTCTACCTGGACGCGCCGGTGACGGAGCGGGAGGAGATCGTGCTGGGCGGCGGCGACCGCGGCGGCAAGGTGCTGATCACCCCGCGGCGCTGCTCGCCCACCTGTCCGGCGCCGTGGTGGTGGAGGACCTCTCGACCCCGGCGCCCGGCGCCTGACCCCGCCGCCTTGCGGTCGCGCCCATCCGTCTGA
- a CDS encoding DUF6777 domain-containing protein: protein MIALVGGVAVVGIVLGLVLSSSGSGGTAAAAQDVALQPAGSTGPAPFTGSVAEQPASGTATPSSGATAAAAPAGGTHSGGDPGLYGGTKNIASCDVPKLSSFLAANPDKGRAWAGVEGIAPNAIDGYLHTLTPVLLRADTRVTNHGFENGQATAFQSVLQTGTAVLIDPQGVPRVRCACGNPLLPPVNTGAPSHFTGQSWSSFNQQNVVTVTPAPTAMKTVVLVDPHSGKAFGRPNGGTGNNDTSASASASGPSSGPSSGPSSGPSSGPSSGPSSGPSSGPSSGPSSGPSSGPSSGPSSGPSSGPSSGPSSGPASPKSLGPAGGSSAAELSPAPGSSAGPASPPS from the coding sequence ATGATCGCGCTGGTCGGCGGCGTCGCGGTGGTCGGGATCGTGCTGGGGCTGGTGCTGAGCAGCAGCGGCTCCGGCGGCACGGCTGCGGCCGCGCAGGACGTGGCCCTCCAGCCGGCCGGCTCGACCGGGCCCGCCCCGTTCACCGGCTCGGTCGCCGAGCAGCCCGCCTCCGGGACCGCCACCCCGTCCTCCGGCGCGACCGCGGCCGCGGCGCCCGCCGGGGGCACCCACAGCGGCGGCGACCCCGGCCTCTACGGCGGCACCAAGAACATCGCCAGCTGCGACGTTCCCAAGCTGAGCAGCTTCCTGGCGGCCAACCCGGACAAGGGCCGCGCCTGGGCGGGTGTGGAGGGCATCGCCCCCAACGCCATCGACGGCTACCTGCACACCCTCACGCCCGTCCTGCTCCGCGCCGACACCCGGGTCACCAACCATGGCTTCGAGAACGGGCAGGCCACCGCCTTCCAGTCGGTCCTGCAGACCGGCACGGCGGTGCTGATCGACCCGCAGGGTGTCCCGCGCGTCCGGTGCGCCTGCGGCAACCCGCTGCTGCCGCCGGTGAACACCGGTGCGCCCTCGCACTTCACCGGGCAGTCCTGGAGCTCCTTCAACCAGCAGAACGTGGTCACGGTGACTCCGGCGCCCACCGCGATGAAGACCGTGGTCCTGGTGGACCCGCACAGCGGCAAGGCCTTCGGACGTCCCAACGGCGGCACGGGGAACAACGACACCTCGGCGTCGGCATCCGCCTCCGGTCCGTCGTCCGGCCCCTCCTCGGGCCCGTCCTCCGGCCCGTCCTCCGGCCCGTCGTCCGGCCCGTCGTCCGGCCCTTCGTCCGGTCCGTCCTCGGGTCCCTCCTCGGGTCCGTCCTCGGGTCCGTCGTCCGGCCCGTCCTCGGGTCCCTCCTCGGGCCCGTCGTCCGGCCCGAGCTCCGGACCGGCCTCCCCGAAGAGTCTGGGCCCGGCCGGCGGCTCCTCGGCCGCCGAGCTGTCGCCCGCCCCCGGCAGTTCCGCGGGGCCGGCCTCGCCGCCGTCCTGA
- a CDS encoding PQQ-binding-like beta-propeller repeat protein produces MGAFVLAVGKRGTAYLLDAQRLGGLGGQIAQRDVCPAYGGAAVDGQAVYLPCQDGLVRLTVGQDGSLRQDWRVDMERGGSPVVGGGAVWVVDDGRGELMALDPVDGRVLQHVATGPVPHFVSPVLAGGRVLVGTASGVTAFAVG; encoded by the coding sequence GTGGGGGCCTTCGTGCTGGCGGTGGGCAAGCGCGGCACCGCGTACCTGCTGGACGCGCAGCGGCTGGGCGGTCTCGGCGGCCAGATCGCGCAGCGCGACGTGTGCCCGGCCTACGGGGGTGCGGCGGTCGACGGGCAGGCTGTCTATCTGCCGTGCCAGGACGGGCTGGTGCGGCTGACGGTCGGTCAGGACGGTTCGCTGCGGCAGGACTGGCGGGTGGACATGGAGCGGGGCGGTTCTCCGGTGGTCGGCGGCGGCGCGGTCTGGGTCGTCGACGACGGGCGCGGCGAGCTCATGGCGCTGGACCCGGTCGACGGGCGGGTACTGCAGCACGTGGCGACCGGGCCGGTGCCGCACTTCGTCTCGCCCGTCCTCGCCGGCGGACGGGTGCTGGTCGGGACGGCCTCCGGAGTGACGGCCTTCGCGGTGGGCTGA
- a CDS encoding APC family permease: MTPASSLFIVVPPLLQSQGSGTVATLLIAALLSLGVGFCYAELGTLVPSAGGEYSIVGQLLGRLAGWLVFVISVVSLLVIPPIIALGTAGYLSSVVSVDPAVAGAAVMALAVAVGVLDIKSNALITGLFLGIEVLAAAVVSVLGLTHVRQPLGSLVHAVVPDGHGGTSPFTAGLLVSGLAVALFTYNGFGTAVYLSEDLRDPRRTVARTVLWSLLAGVVLITVPVAAICLGVDSPDMLATGDLVAVVDSWAGSTVGTFVSLCIAAAILNAVIVMVLQNGRVLYASARDRTWPDPVNRLLGSLHPAGARPGPPPWPSACPASSSRSPYRSTPCSASPASWSPSSTCCSAAPRSPPAAAGAAGHPPGGCRSGRPSRS; this comes from the coding sequence GTGACCCCGGCCTCGTCGCTGTTCATCGTTGTGCCGCCGCTGCTCCAGAGCCAGGGCAGCGGCACGGTGGCCACCCTGCTCATCGCCGCCCTGCTCTCGCTGGGCGTCGGGTTCTGCTACGCCGAGCTCGGCACCCTCGTCCCCAGTGCCGGCGGCGAGTACTCCATCGTCGGACAGCTGCTCGGCCGGCTCGCCGGCTGGCTGGTGTTCGTGATCTCGGTGGTGTCGCTGCTGGTGATCCCGCCGATCATCGCCCTCGGCACCGCCGGCTACCTGTCCTCGGTCGTCTCGGTCGACCCGGCGGTGGCCGGGGCCGCGGTGATGGCCCTCGCCGTCGCCGTCGGCGTGCTCGACATCAAGTCCAACGCGCTGATCACCGGCCTGTTCCTCGGCATCGAGGTGCTGGCGGCGGCCGTCGTCAGCGTGCTCGGCCTCACCCACGTGCGGCAGCCGCTCGGCAGCCTGGTGCACGCCGTCGTCCCCGACGGCCACGGCGGCACGTCACCGTTCACCGCGGGCCTGCTGGTCTCCGGGCTGGCCGTCGCCCTGTTCACCTACAACGGCTTCGGGACGGCGGTCTACCTCTCGGAGGACCTGCGCGACCCGCGCCGCACGGTGGCCCGCACCGTGCTGTGGTCGCTGCTCGCCGGCGTGGTGCTGATCACCGTGCCGGTCGCGGCGATCTGCCTGGGCGTGGACTCCCCCGACATGCTCGCCACCGGCGACCTGGTCGCGGTCGTCGACTCGTGGGCCGGCAGCACCGTGGGCACGTTCGTCAGCCTCTGCATCGCCGCCGCCATCCTCAACGCGGTGATCGTCATGGTCCTGCAGAACGGGCGCGTGCTCTACGCCTCCGCCCGGGACCGCACCTGGCCCGACCCGGTCAACCGGCTGCTCGGCTCGCTGCACCCCGCTGGGGCTCGCCCTGGGCCGCCACCCTGGCCATCGGCCTGCCCGGCATCGTCCTCGCGCTCGCCGTACCGATCGACGCCCTGCTCGGCTTCACCGGCGTCGTGGTCGCCGTCATCTACCTGCTGCTCGGCTGCGCCGCGCTCACCGCCCGCCGCGGCCGGCGCCGCCGGACACCCGCCTGGCGGATGCCGCTCTGGCCGGCCGTCCCGATCGTGA